Proteins encoded within one genomic window of Posidoniimonas corsicana:
- the mddA gene encoding methanethiol S-methyltransferase codes for MTRRVAVFVYGVLSYAVGFGVLLYLIGFIGKFLVPTSIDGPLQGSLVGAVAVNLGLILAFAVQHSVMARPAFKRWLVRRIPAEAERSTYVLASGLTLIALFALWRPMGGIVWDVQQPAARVALFALFAAGWVTVFGSSFLINHFDLFGLRQVWLCLRGKPYTPLEFKTPGPYSLVRHPLYVGWITAAWATPTMGAAHLAFAVAMTAYILVAIRWEERDLVDALGQDYADYQQRVPMLAPRLRRAKKSQVEGAAA; via the coding sequence ATGACGCGGCGGGTCGCAGTGTTTGTTTATGGGGTGTTGAGCTACGCGGTCGGGTTCGGCGTGCTGCTGTACCTGATCGGCTTCATCGGCAAATTCTTGGTCCCCACATCGATCGACGGACCTCTGCAGGGTTCGCTTGTCGGCGCGGTTGCGGTCAACCTGGGGCTGATCCTGGCGTTCGCCGTGCAGCACAGCGTGATGGCCCGCCCCGCGTTCAAGCGGTGGCTGGTCCGGCGCATCCCTGCTGAGGCGGAACGCAGCACTTACGTGCTGGCGAGCGGCCTGACGCTGATCGCCCTGTTCGCGCTCTGGCGGCCCATGGGCGGGATCGTCTGGGACGTGCAGCAACCGGCGGCCCGCGTCGCACTGTTCGCGCTGTTCGCCGCGGGCTGGGTGACGGTGTTCGGGTCGTCGTTCCTGATCAACCACTTCGACCTGTTCGGCTTGCGGCAGGTGTGGCTCTGCCTGCGGGGCAAGCCCTACACGCCGCTCGAATTCAAGACGCCCGGCCCGTACTCGCTGGTGCGTCACCCTCTTTACGTCGGCTGGATCACGGCCGCCTGGGCGACCCCCACGATGGGCGCCGCGCACCTGGCGTTCGCCGTGGCAATGACCGCCTACATCCTGGTAGCAATCCGCTGGGAGGAACGCGACCTGGTCGACGCCCTCGGGCAGGACTATGCCGACTATCAGCAACGCGTGCCGATGCTCGCCCCGCGGCTGCGTCGTGCGAAGAAGTCACAGGTGGAGGGCGCCGCGGCCTGA
- a CDS encoding LemA family protein has translation MNEAAIVMLLVIGVPFLLVGVFVLANYNRLVRVRQHLRESWSDISVEMKRRYDLIPNLVETVKGYAAHEQSVFEEIAKLRSQAMRNEGSAASQAVDERALGIGVGKLLAVAEAYPDLKADTHFLALQQELTNTEDRIAAARRFFNGNVRELNQLCRAFPTNLIASMFGFEESSYFELDDDAQRTAPSIQI, from the coding sequence ATGAACGAAGCCGCCATCGTGATGCTGCTGGTCATCGGGGTACCCTTCCTCCTGGTCGGCGTGTTTGTGCTGGCCAACTACAACCGCCTGGTGCGGGTGCGGCAGCACCTGCGCGAGAGCTGGTCGGACATCAGCGTCGAGATGAAGCGGCGGTACGACCTGATCCCCAACCTGGTGGAAACCGTCAAGGGCTACGCCGCGCACGAGCAGAGCGTGTTTGAGGAGATCGCCAAGCTCCGCTCCCAAGCCATGCGCAACGAGGGCTCGGCCGCGTCGCAGGCGGTGGACGAGCGGGCGCTGGGGATCGGCGTCGGCAAGCTGCTCGCCGTGGCCGAGGCGTACCCCGACCTGAAGGCCGACACGCACTTCCTGGCGCTCCAGCAAGAGCTGACCAACACCGAGGACCGCATCGCCGCCGCGCGGCGGTTCTTCAACGGCAACGTCCGCGAGCTGAACCAGCTCTGCCGCGCGTTCCCCACCAACCTGATCGCCAGCATGTTCGGTTTTGAAGAGTCGAGCTACTTCGAACTCGACGACGACGCCCAGCGCACTGCGCCGAGCATCCAGATTTAG